One stretch of Pseudoalteromonas shioyasakiensis DNA includes these proteins:
- a CDS encoding response regulator has translation MPAKIFSKAKILIVEEQPLAQSYMKQSLEGLGFRQLRFAEHAIAAKEQCQIEQFDLIVCSFNLSKHQDGYQLYEELKMKRLIKNSTGFIFISAETSGSLVHSVLELQPDDFLVKPFTINELKNRIEKVLLRKSNLHQIYQLIDDGNDSKAIKQIDTLLQNKGNSYSAILLRLKGDALLRLKRFEDAKTFFKSVLDIQKFTWAKVGLVEALIANNEHTLAHRMLKTMLQRSETRLVALDLLGRLEIKLHKFDEAQQFFSQAVEIAPRNIDRQKTLSHVSLLNHDYEKNYLTQKDIASYAKHSIHDNPDVYLNAARAGIDFALTTDQTDQVNRISRQTNQYLSDLKKQFPNSNNQTQIDVLNARLHYLKDEHQKAKALINQLDESDTQIRSVDGALDKAKAFHELGFHHKAQMLFNQIITHCERHPSISDPVYLRYIQQQQTERRDIKLGPKELNNHAVTQFNKGQLNTALEAFTQAFRIMPKNASIALNLLQCLFDTNNQGQSFNLTLAKKCFALLDAQTLEDEQVTRFEKIKAQAAKLKIKLAE, from the coding sequence ATGCCTGCAAAGATTTTTTCGAAAGCCAAAATTTTAATAGTTGAAGAGCAGCCTCTTGCTCAAAGCTATATGAAACAATCCTTAGAAGGGTTGGGCTTTCGTCAATTGCGTTTTGCAGAGCATGCCATTGCAGCAAAAGAACAATGTCAAATTGAGCAATTTGACCTCATCGTTTGTTCATTTAACTTAAGTAAACATCAAGATGGTTATCAGCTTTATGAAGAGCTGAAAATGAAGCGCCTTATAAAAAACTCTACCGGCTTTATTTTTATTTCAGCTGAAACAAGTGGCTCTTTAGTTCACAGTGTACTCGAGCTACAACCAGATGATTTCTTAGTTAAACCCTTTACAATTAACGAATTAAAAAATCGTATTGAAAAAGTGTTATTGCGCAAAAGTAACCTACATCAAATTTATCAACTTATTGATGATGGGAATGACTCCAAAGCAATTAAACAAATTGATACCTTGCTGCAAAACAAAGGTAATAGTTACAGCGCGATTCTATTGAGATTAAAAGGTGATGCCCTACTTCGCCTCAAACGCTTTGAAGATGCAAAAACATTCTTTAAATCAGTGCTCGATATTCAAAAATTCACATGGGCAAAAGTAGGTTTAGTAGAAGCACTCATTGCCAATAATGAACACACACTTGCACATCGTATGCTGAAGACAATGTTGCAGCGCAGTGAAACTCGACTCGTTGCTCTTGATTTACTCGGTCGATTAGAAATAAAGCTGCATAAGTTTGATGAGGCTCAGCAGTTTTTTAGTCAAGCTGTTGAAATTGCGCCACGTAATATTGACCGTCAAAAAACCTTGAGTCATGTATCGTTACTTAATCACGACTACGAAAAGAATTATCTAACTCAAAAAGACATTGCTAGTTACGCAAAGCACTCTATTCACGACAACCCTGATGTGTATTTAAATGCGGCTCGTGCCGGTATTGATTTTGCTTTAACTACAGATCAGACCGATCAAGTTAATCGTATTTCAAGACAGACAAACCAATACTTAAGTGATTTAAAAAAGCAGTTTCCGAATAGTAATAACCAAACACAGATTGACGTTCTCAATGCGCGTTTGCATTATTTAAAGGATGAACATCAAAAGGCTAAAGCACTTATCAATCAACTGGATGAAAGTGACACTCAAATTCGTTCAGTAGATGGTGCGCTCGATAAGGCGAAAGCGTTTCATGAGCTTGGTTTTCACCACAAAGCACAGATGCTATTTAACCAAATAATAACGCACTGTGAACGTCACCCATCAATAAGCGATCCGGTATATTTACGTTATATTCAACAGCAACAAACTGAGCGGCGTGATATTAAGTTAGGTCCAAAAGAGCTCAATAACCACGCTGTGACGCAGTTTAATAAAGGCCAGCTAAATACTGCACTTGAAGCATTCACACAGGCATTTAGAATAATGCCAAAAAATGCCAGCATCGCCTTAAATTTACTGCAGTGTTTATTCGATACAAATAACCAAGGCCAATCGTTTAATTTAACACTCGCGAAAAAATGTTTTGCCCTGTTAGATGCTCAAACATTAGAAGATGAACAAGTAACCCGTTTCGAAAAAATTAAAGCACAGGCTGCAAAATTAAAAATTAAACTTGCAGAGTAA
- a CDS encoding extracellular solute-binding protein, translated as MAFRLLKLKNLPLSVALLVFCQCSFASATLQHWQQAAINWQSEAGSHINILADEQPAFMALKPYIPLFEKLTGISVGFHALEQSQMRARRHQDLSEATGLYDVLPMGITFLGEAQSQGWVDPLQPYIENPRLTDKAWYQLEDISERSLALCKIDNTLYSLPFDFSAPIYFYRKDLFERFNLEVPNTYEQLQATKIKLQKAIDRIPSLNGMHAFASRTLPGAGLNTWTVLPIMRAYGAEVINKQGQSVFGSPQTAKSLQVYRDLVTGFGTPDNSRLLHFYEIRRLFKEGQLASAFLASHFYNEIDTAEESDIWNKWEAAPLPAGPIARETSPWAWAFAINSKSNEKHAAWLFIQWATSEQTAALLSTGGSPPRQKVWHEKLFTLVNKPGFNKTMLWVFDHATPDRLQSGMVEFPVIGKIISQTFSQIFYGADIKQSIKTADEKINTNMQALKVRSNIQQ; from the coding sequence ATGGCGTTTCGTTTGTTAAAACTTAAAAATCTCCCCCTCAGCGTTGCGCTTTTGGTTTTTTGTCAATGTAGCTTTGCCTCCGCAACGTTACAACATTGGCAGCAAGCAGCTATAAATTGGCAAAGTGAAGCGGGTAGCCATATAAATATCTTGGCTGACGAGCAACCCGCATTTATGGCTTTAAAACCCTACATTCCTTTGTTTGAAAAGCTAACAGGAATTTCTGTTGGTTTTCATGCCTTAGAACAATCGCAAATGCGTGCTCGTCGACATCAAGATTTAAGCGAAGCCACAGGTCTTTATGATGTACTGCCTATGGGAATCACATTTTTAGGTGAAGCTCAAAGCCAAGGCTGGGTTGACCCTTTACAGCCATACATTGAAAACCCTAGACTTACAGACAAAGCGTGGTATCAGTTAGAAGATATTAGTGAGCGTAGCCTAGCCCTTTGTAAGATCGACAATACACTATATTCGTTACCGTTTGATTTTTCTGCACCGATATATTTTTACCGTAAAGATCTTTTCGAGCGCTTCAACCTAGAAGTACCCAATACCTACGAGCAACTGCAAGCGACTAAAATTAAGCTGCAAAAGGCTATTGACCGCATCCCTTCTTTGAATGGTATGCACGCATTTGCCTCACGCACACTGCCGGGGGCAGGATTAAACACCTGGACAGTCTTACCTATTATGCGAGCTTATGGTGCTGAGGTTATCAATAAGCAAGGTCAATCTGTTTTCGGTAGTCCTCAGACAGCAAAAAGCTTACAAGTGTATCGTGATCTAGTCACGGGGTTCGGCACCCCTGATAACAGCCGCTTACTTCACTTTTATGAAATTCGTCGCCTTTTTAAAGAAGGCCAACTTGCCTCGGCCTTTTTGGCCTCTCATTTTTATAATGAAATAGATACCGCAGAAGAGTCTGATATTTGGAATAAATGGGAGGCCGCCCCCTTGCCTGCTGGCCCAATAGCCCGAGAAACATCGCCATGGGCATGGGCGTTCGCGATAAATAGCAAATCAAATGAAAAACATGCTGCATGGTTATTTATTCAATGGGCAACAAGTGAACAAACAGCCGCACTACTGAGTACCGGTGGTTCACCACCAAGGCAAAAGGTGTGGCACGAAAAACTATTTACTTTAGTAAACAAGCCTGGCTTTAATAAAACCATGTTATGGGTATTTGATCACGCAACTCCGGACCGCCTGCAGTCTGGTATGGTCGAGTTTCCTGTTATTGGCAAAATTATCTCGCAAACCTTTAGCCAAATTTTCTATGGTGCAGATATAAAGCAATCTATTAAAACTGCTGACGAAAAAATAAACACTAATATGCAAGCGCTAAAAGTACGGAGCAATATTCAGCAATGA